A region from the Metopolophium dirhodum isolate CAU chromosome 9, ASM1992520v1, whole genome shotgun sequence genome encodes:
- the LOC132951622 gene encoding centrosomal protein of 78 kDa: MSVGHSSKSNYSRIFSSLGKKRRTSLSTIRSNESFEGSVKHNYGLIYTAVCCKYKTRPVPWVKCSVKTNSIEILGDRMKAEDWLAAMEALITDTGTHHVRIKNKRYTEQLAKNYETFASVVESPKNILAASTLYVVRLIATSVYEVMINTTALVCLELENVLFDEQALGTLISGIDTNQTLQHLSLAYSRIGDDACLSLCRVLRDKPNIRSVDLSGCSLSRSSAKSGLLDVIKKQQVKRHEECWAHSLRYRTANPDIMHGLRRLTLNDNTGIGDAGVADLFESLKDDLYVKAVDLQNCGLTDRGAQLALSTLMINDSLVVLDVRKNATISSAMLEAIMTRLYENNVNKTETKQWKWTKLGRENVFESSCTLLA; the protein is encoded by the exons ATGTCGGTTGGTCATTCGTCCAAATCGAATTACTCTAGAATATTTTCATCTCTTGGCAAAAAACGTAGAACGTCCTTATCTACTATCAGATCTAATGAGTCGTTCGAGGGTTCGGTGAAACACAATTATGGATTGATATACACAGCCGTTTGCTGCAAGTACAAGACGCGCCCTGTGCCGTGGGTAAAATGTAGCGTTAAGACGAACTCCATTGAAATATTGGGCGATCGTATGAAGGCTGAAGATTGGCTAGCCGCGATGGAAGCGCTGATCACCGACACCGGTACCCATCACGTGCGCATAAAAAATAAACGGTACACGGAACAGTTGGCAAAAAACTACGAAACGTTCGCTAGTGTCGTCGAATCACCGAA AAACATTCTCGCTGCGAGCACACTCTACGTAGTGCGGCTGATCGCTACTTCCGTTTACGAAGTAATGATCAACACGACCGCACTGGTTTGCCTCGAACTGGAAAACGTGCTGTTCGACGAACAAGCTCTGGGAACTCTCATTTCCGGTATCGACACCAACCAAACGCTCCAGCACTTGTCCCTGGCCTACAGCCGCATCGGTGACGACGCCTGTCTATCGCTGTGCCGGGTGCTCAGGGACAAACCAAACATCCGGTCGGTGGACCTGTCCGGATGTTCCCTGAGCCGTTCGTCGGCCAAGTCTGGTCTGCTGGACGTGATCAAAAAACAGCAGGTCAAGCGGCACGAAGAGTGTTGGGCGCACTCGCTGAGGTACAGGACCGCCAATCCGGATATCATGCACGGGCTGCGGAGGTTGACGCTCAACGACAACACCGGCATCGGCGACGCTGGAGTGGCCGACCTATTCGAGTCGTTGAAAGACGACCTATACGTAAAGGCCGTGGACCTGCAGAATTGTGGGCTCACCGACCGCGGCGCTCAGTTGGCGTTATCCACGTTGATGATAAACGACTCGCTGGTCGTGTTGGACGTCCGGAAAAATGCCACCATATCGTCGGCCATGTTGGAGGCGATCATGACCAGGTTGTACGAGAACAACGTCAACAAAACGGAGACCAAACAGTGGAAATGGACCAAGCTCGGGCGGGAAAACGTATTCGAATCGTCATGCACATTATTGGCTTAA